A region from the Lolium perenne isolate Kyuss_39 chromosome 4, Kyuss_2.0, whole genome shotgun sequence genome encodes:
- the LOC139830661 gene encoding uncharacterized protein, with protein sequence MATMATSKSLKKASISGKAWRLLRLAVLWARKGSAARSLRLLKTLRRSGLGLHGRRNDQLRYGEREFSIDETPSFRFRTPSARVLRFIPCIATAVPDTPARYGEDRYFFCDAREKDEEGCSGDYYDDAELSECGVEDDQLLERAMMEASCGNVDAAEGGEDAGVDVKADEFIAKFYAQMKLQRQISWLQYNEMMHRSVC encoded by the coding sequence ATGGCAACAATGGCGACGTCCAAGTCGTTGAAGAAGGCGTCGATCAGCGGCAAGGCGTGGCGGCTGCTGCGGCTGGCGGTGCTCTGGGCGCGGAAGGGGAGCGCGGCGCGCAGCCTCCGCCTGCTCAAGACCCTGCGCCGCAGCGGCCTCGGCCTCCACGGCAGACGCAACGACCAGCTCCGCTACGGCGAGCGCGAGTTCTCCATCGACGAGACGCCCTCATTCCGGTTCCGCACCCCCTCCGCGCGCGTGCTCCGCTTCATCCCCTGCATCGCCACCGCCGTCCCTGACACACCCGCTCGCTACGGCGAGGACCGGTACTTCTTCTGCGACGCCCGGGAGAAGGACGAAGAGGGCTGCTCCGGGGACTACTACGACGATGCCGAGCTGAGCGAGTGCGGCGTCGAGGATGACCAGCTGCTCGAGCGGGCGATGATGGAGGCCAGCTGCGGGAATGTGGATGCGGCGGAGGGCGGCGAGGACGCCGGGGTGGACGTGAAGGCGGACGAGTTCATCGCCAAGTTCTACGCGCAGATGAAGCTGCAGCGACAGATCTCATGGCTGCAGTACAACGAGATGATGCACAGGAGTGTCTGCTAG